A stretch of DNA from Rhizobium sp. EC-SD404:
CGCAACGGCGGCGATCGCAGCCGTCGACGTCCTGTGGACGCGGTTCGACTGGCACAACGATCTGCGTATGACGCGCCAGGAAGTGAAGGACGAATACAAGCAGTCCGAAGGCGACCCGATCGTCAAGTCGCGGCAGCGTTCGCTCGCCCGCGACCGCGCAAGGCGGCGCATGATCGCGTCCGTGCCGCGTGCCACGCTCGTCATCACCAACCCGACCCACTACGCCGTTGCTTTGCGCTATGTGCGCGAGGAAGGCGGCGCGCCTCTGGTCGTCGCCAAGGGCCAGGACCTCATCGCACTGAAGATTCGCGAGATCGCGCAGGACCACGGCATCCCGATTTTCGAGGAACCGCCACTTGCCCGCTCCATCTTTGCGCAAGTCTCCGTGGATAGTGTCATCCCCACGGAATTCTACCGGGCCGTCGCGGAACTGATTCATCAGGTCTACGCCAAGCCCGCACAGTCACAACCAGTCAAGGCCAGTTGACCGCCATGATGAAGACCAGCTGCACCGCCGAACGCGAAATGATCGTTGCCGAGGCACTGCGCCCGGTGGCCAGCGAATTGCGTCTCATCGACGCCGGCGACCTCATCTCGATGCTCAAATTCGAGTGCTATGGCGACCTCGCCGACCTCGTGGCCTCAGCGGCCGAGCTGTATTTCCTGCCCGGTACCGTTTCGCTCGGCATCGGCGGCGATTACTGGCTGGACTGGTCGACGCGGCCCCGCGTCGTGCTCGATCTGGAACTGCGGCCGGAAGGTGTGACCATCTACGCCCGCCTGACGCTCGAAGATGCGCAGGGCGGCGTGGAGATCAGCCACATCGCCTTCGACGATCCCTCCGAGGATCCGGAAGTGAACACGCTTCTGCTATCGGAAAGCCTGCTCAAGTCGCGCTTCCGCAAATCGGTCGGAGCACTCCAACTTCCGTACTAAAAAGGTGGCGCGTTAGCTCCGACGTCAGCCGGACACAGCTTGTGGGGTATCAGGCGAGATATCCGAGCCGAATGGCTTTGGCGATCGCCTGGATCCGGTTGACAGAATCGAGCTTCGCCGTTGCCGTGCCAAGATAGGCATTCACCGTGTGGACCGACAATTCCAGACGGTCGGCGATCGCTTCGGATTTCAGGCCGTCGCCTGCCAGTTGCAGGCATTCCAGTTCCCGCTCGTTGAGCTTCTGGCGCGGCGCCGCCTCTCGAATATCCAGCATCAGAAGAAGCTTCATCACCTTGAAACTGCGACGATGAAGGTTGAGCAGCATTTCCGCGTCGCAGGAAAGGTCTTCGCCCGCGAACACCGTCAGGCCGTTGCCGAGCCCACCGAGCTTAACCGGGAACGCGATCATATCGAGCCCATCGGCCGTCACCGGCAGGTATCCGACCGCACCCATCTGCGAGGCACAGCCGCTCAAGTCCGGCGAGCCGGCGAAACCGTGGATCAGCGGTGCGAGCGAGCGCTCCATATGGCCGATGACCGCACGGGAAAAGCGGGCATTGAAACCGCCTGCGATATCTCCGCTGCCTTTGCCAGCGCACCGGCTCAGCACGCAATGGGTGGCGGCCCGTGCCGCGTTCGGTGCCAGCCGGAGAAGAAAGCGGTTCTCGGCGCCGAGCCCTTCGGCCATGTCGCGCAGCTGCTCGTCGATCGCAGCCATCGAGCACTCTTTGTCCTTTACCTGGAAAGCCAGTTGCCCAGAGGTCTTGCTGTGACCGATTTGGATGTTCATGGCGGTTATCTCCTCAGATCAGGCTATGTCTGACAGCGTAAGCGATCGCTTCCGACCGGGTCTTGGTCGCCGTCTTGCGCATGATGCTCGTGATGTAGTTGTTCACCGTGTTGCGCGAGATGCCGATGATCATCGAGATCTCGTCACTGGTCTTGCCCTCTGCAATCCAGTTCAAGCACTCGATTTCACGTTCGGTGAGGTCGAGGACGCTGGCGGGAACGTACGTGGCTTCGTCGAAGCGCGCGGCGAAATAGGCGCTGAGCAACGCCACGTCATGGACCCGGTCGCGGGCCACGACGATATCGCTGCGAAAGAGAAAGATGACCGACAACCGCGCCTGGCCCGTGCAAAACGGAAAGGCGCAGTAGATGCGGCTCAGATGCTCGGGCAGCCTCAACGTCGCCGGGGCGCGGAGAAACGCGGGCTCCATGATCGCCATGCAGCGCTCGAGCTCGTTGCGCTTGGATTGATGCTTGATCACATATTGGCCAAGCGTCCGCACGAGGTCGAACGGCCAGTTGGATGAGACGATGTGATCGAAGCCGTCTTCGTTGAGCATGTCTTGGCGAGCGAGCATGTAATGCTCCGCTCCGACGAAGCTGCTCATGAGCTCAAAGCCGGCTGGCAGGTCGCCACGCTCGGCACATTGAGCCAGCTTGCCGATGAGAGCGCTGCGGTCGATCATGACAAATGACCGCCCGCGGATCCGTCATCCGCACATAGCAAAAGTGAGGACGCCCGCCCAGCGTCCGAAAAAAACATCACTCTTGGCTCCTTCGCCAAACGGTGTCGAAGATACGCAAGAACGCGATACGTTACGTAGCCAGATCGGTGATTCGTCCCTTAAGAAAAGGTTACGCACCACCCCCATGGCTTGTCCACTGTCAAACCTGGCCATTTACCGCGAGCGTCCGATATGGGCCGATTCGCGTGTCGGTTGAGCAACCAATTGCTCCGAAATAACTGCATGTCGGTCGGGCTAAACCGCATAAAGTGGGAACACTGGCCACGATTACTTGTATTGTTATTGACCAGAATGGATTATTGCGGCGTACGGAATATCTACCCTTGGCGGAGGGGCGTCTCGTTTCGAAGAGTGAGAACCCGTGGCGTGACTGACAGATTGGATGCCCCGAACAGCGTTCTCGACCAGGCGACGATCAATCTTCTTTCGGAATTTTGCATCGTCGATCATTGGTCGGCCAATCTCGCCAACGCGATGCTGAAGATCGGGCCCCGCGGACGCGAGCTACATGGTTTGCCCGTGGAGCGCACCACCTTCGGTCTGCTGGAGTTGGTGCGCTGCTATGATGATTGCGCCCACGACAAGATCATCAAACTCTTCGAACACGCGGCCTTCGAAAGCCGGCCGTTCAACTTTTCCGCGGTGATAAGGCAGCCGTCGGAGGATCATCGCATCGTTCATTGTTTCGGTGCGTATCGGTCTCTCAAGGACCAGTCAGATGGCGAGGAACTCTACGGAGTGTTTCTCTTTTCCCGCGGCACCTACGGCCATCTTTGAAAGCAACCTGGATCAGGCCGCCTTCTCGATCGCCCATTTGCGCAAGATCTTGGCAGCGCGTTCTTCGTTCAGCTCGACCATGCGAGCCAGACGCTTCTCGGGGCCTTCCTTCATCCGGCGATTGTAGCCGGCACCCTCGTCGCTGCCGAGGAGATCCGTCTCGGGGTCGAAGCCGAAGTCCGCGCCGAAGCCCTCCATCGGAATAGCACCCGTGCCGACCGATGGGCTGAAATCGCCAAGCGCGCCGTCGGCTTCTTGTGCAGGCACCACGGCGGTGCCGACCGACCGCGCCAGTGGGCGAAGCCCGAACCAGACGACCAGCAGAGCGACCACGATGAATGCAGCGGCATTGACCATGCTGCCGGCATGGCGTGAGAGATTTTCGAGAACCGAGCCTTCGCCGACGGCCTCCTCCAGGAGCTGATTCTCGAGAAATGCCATGGCGTTCAGCGACACCACATCGCCTCGATCCTGACTGAACCCTGCCGCCGACTGCACGATGTTTTCCATATCGGCGAGATAGGCGTCGATCTGTTCCTGGGTGGCGTTTTCGCCGATCATCGCAGCAATGCGACCACGATTGACGACGACGGCGATCGACAGCTGCTCGATCGTGTAGCTGTTCTTGACGGTCTCGATCGTCTTCGAGTTGATCTCGAAGTTGGTCTGCTCTTCGCGCCGATCGAGCGACTCGTTCGACGTAGGCCCGCCGCCTTCGCCTTCCGGTGCGGCCTGCGGGAGGTTTTGCTCAACCGTTGCGGGGGTGTCACCCTCGGCGCGGTTAGAACGCTCTTCTTCGCGCGTTACCCGTACCGAACGCTCGACTCGCGATTCCGGATCGAAAGTGGTTTCGCGGATCTGCTGGCTGTCGGTGTTCAGGTTGGCCCGGACGCTTGCGCGGAAGTTGTCGACGCCGAGAAAAGGCGCCAATGCCTTCTCGATGCTGGTTTCGATCTCGCCTTCGACGAGCTGAACGAGGCTCATGGAGCGATTGAGCGCGCTGTTGGTCATGTCGTCGCCGGAAGCGAGCAACTGGCCCGTGGAATCGAGCACCGTGACATTGTCGATGCCGAGACCCGGAACGGATGCTGCCACGAGATGGCGCACGGAGTCCGCAGCTCGCTGGCCGTTCGTACCGGACGTGCGGATCATGACCGACGCTGACGGTTCCTGCTCGCCCCGCCGGAAGTTGCCGCGATCGGGCATGACGATGTGAACACGCGCGGCGGAGATACCGCTGATCGACTGGATCGTCCGCGCAATCTCTCCCTCAAGGGCACGAACGCGAGTCACTTCCTGCATGAACGAGGTCAGGCCAAGCGAACCGACATTGTCGAAGAGTTCATAGCCGCCATTGGCGCTGTCGGGCAGCCCGCGCTCGGCAAGAAACGCGCGCACCGAGCCCACTTGACCAACCGGAACGAGGAGGCTGGCACCATCCGCACCGACGGAAAAATCCATGTTCGCTTCGGAAAGCGCCATCGAAACCCGGCCGAGATCCTCCGGTTCGAGGCCGACATAGACCGTTTCCATGGTTGGTCGGTTCAGATAGAGCCCGGCGGCCACGACCAGGGCGATCGCAAGAGCGGTTCCCCCTATCAATGCCATGATGCGCATCTGGCCGAGGGCCATGAACCGCTTGGAGAGTGGTGCCAGTTGGCTCAACAGATTCATTCTGTGCCCGTTCAACTGCAAAAATCGACGCGTCACGGCGTGACACGCCATGCGATCCTGTCAGGGCGACATTAGGCAGTGAAACTTGCGCGAGGGTGTTGCGCCACGACTGCGCGCGGGACAGCAATCGTCAGAATCGAGGCAGCTCAGAAAAGCTCGATGCCACCGCTTTCTGGCATCGCAGCGCTGCGCGCATCTGCAGCGCCGGAAAGGCGATCCTTGACGTCGGACAACGTCATGATGCGCAGTGCATCTTGAAGGTCGATGCCCACGCCGTGCGGGACGTTGAGCGAAAGCGCATCGAGGAAATGACCGAGGCCGCGCAATCGCTGGATCGTGAGATCGAGCGTCTGCAGGCGCATGAGCCGTGCGTCATTCGTCTCGGCGCCACCGCCCGCAATGAGGTCGGTTTCCAGCGCTTCGACCGCGCCGGCGAGATCGCTCATCTCGTTTGCCAAGCGCCCCAGCAGTAGGCCTAACGGTTGACCGGCTTCATCCTGTTCCAGTCTGCATCGTGCGTGCTCGGCCATCATTCCATGCTCCAGTATATGCACTTGGGCGTCGCTGACGCCGTCACTCAAAAGAATTCCACGCCACCATCTGCTGGAGCCGGCGCAACCGGGCGCGGACGCTCCATCTCGACGGCGCGCAGCGTCTGCGTGTTATCGAGCGCATGTTGTCTGGCACGCCCACTCACAGGCCAGAACTCGACCTTGCGGCCGAGATCACCGCCGGTGGAAGCGTTGATGATCGGAATACGCTCGTCATTGAGAAACCGAACTGCAAATTCCGCATTCTGCTGACCGACATTCGAGAACTGCGCAATCGTCTGAGCGCCGCCGAAGATCTTCGCCTGCAGTCGATCCCGGCGCGCACCGTTCTTCAGCAGTTCGTTGATCAGCAGTTCCATGAGATGCACGCCGTATCGCGTCGCGGCATTGCCAGAAGAGCCTGGTCCGCCGGGCAGCAGGAAATGGTTCATTCCGCCGATGCCGGCCGTCGTATCCCGCAAACAGGCAGCAACGCAGGAACCGAGAATAGTGGTCAGCACGACATTCGGGTCGTTGCTGACATGATACTCTCCCTGAATGACGTGGATGCGCCGGACCGTGCCGGCTGTCATTTCAACGCACCGAACACAGCCTCGATCGCCGCCTGCATCTTCTCTACCGTGAAAGGCTTGGACAAGACGTTGTTCGCACCGAGCTGCGCCGCCTTCTGCACCAGAGCGCGGTCGCCCTGTGCCGTCAGCATGATGAACGCAGCACGCTTCGTCTGGGCGTTGGAGCGGATTGCCTGGAGAAGCCCGAGGCCATCCATCTTCGGCATGTTGAAATCAGAGATGACCAGATGATGCGGCTGTTGCTGCATGATCGCCAGGCCCTGCTGACCGTCACCGGCCACCG
This window harbors:
- the fliF gene encoding flagellar basal-body MS-ring/collar protein FliF; translated protein: MNLLSQLAPLSKRFMALGQMRIMALIGGTALAIALVVAAGLYLNRPTMETVYVGLEPEDLGRVSMALSEANMDFSVGADGASLLVPVGQVGSVRAFLAERGLPDSANGGYELFDNVGSLGLTSFMQEVTRVRALEGEIARTIQSISGISAARVHIVMPDRGNFRRGEQEPSASVMIRTSGTNGQRAADSVRHLVAASVPGLGIDNVTVLDSTGQLLASGDDMTNSALNRSMSLVQLVEGEIETSIEKALAPFLGVDNFRASVRANLNTDSQQIRETTFDPESRVERSVRVTREEERSNRAEGDTPATVEQNLPQAAPEGEGGGPTSNESLDRREEQTNFEINSKTIETVKNSYTIEQLSIAVVVNRGRIAAMIGENATQEQIDAYLADMENIVQSAAGFSQDRGDVVSLNAMAFLENQLLEEAVGEGSVLENLSRHAGSMVNAAAFIVVALLVVWFGLRPLARSVGTAVVPAQEADGALGDFSPSVGTGAIPMEGFGADFGFDPETDLLGSDEGAGYNRRMKEGPEKRLARMVELNEERAAKILRKWAIEKAA
- a CDS encoding LuxR C-terminal-related transcriptional regulator; this translates as MNIQIGHSKTSGQLAFQVKDKECSMAAIDEQLRDMAEGLGAENRFLLRLAPNAARAATHCVLSRCAGKGSGDIAGGFNARFSRAVIGHMERSLAPLIHGFAGSPDLSGCASQMGAVGYLPVTADGLDMIAFPVKLGGLGNGLTVFAGEDLSCDAEMLLNLHRRSFKVMKLLLMLDIREAAPRQKLNERELECLQLAGDGLKSEAIADRLELSVHTVNAYLGTATAKLDSVNRIQAIAKAIRLGYLA
- a CDS encoding response regulator; the encoded protein is MSLAQKIKVLIVDDQVTSRLLLGEALQSLGFSQITVAGDGQQGLAIMQQQPHHLVISDFNMPKMDGLGLLQAIRSNAQTKRAAFIMLTAQGDRALVQKAAQLGANNVLSKPFTVEKMQAAIEAVFGALK
- a CDS encoding helix-turn-helix transcriptional regulator, whose product is MIDRSALIGKLAQCAERGDLPAGFELMSSFVGAEHYMLARQDMLNEDGFDHIVSSNWPFDLVRTLGQYVIKHQSKRNELERCMAIMEPAFLRAPATLRLPEHLSRIYCAFPFCTGQARLSVIFLFRSDIVVARDRVHDVALLSAYFAARFDEATYVPASVLDLTEREIECLNWIAEGKTSDEISMIIGISRNTVNNYITSIMRKTATKTRSEAIAYAVRHSLI
- a CDS encoding chemotaxis protein CheD (catalyzes the conversion of glutamine residues to glutamate on methyl-accepting chemotaxis receptors); translated protein: MTAGTVRRIHVIQGEYHVSNDPNVVLTTILGSCVAACLRDTTAGIGGMNHFLLPGGPGSSGNAATRYGVHLMELLINELLKNGARRDRLQAKIFGGAQTIAQFSNVGQQNAEFAVRFLNDERIPIINASTGGDLGRKVEFWPVSGRARQHALDNTQTLRAVEMERPRPVAPAPADGGVEFF